The segment CCAGCTGATCCACGACTACACGTATTCAACTCAACGAAACTTATACAAGGAGGAATGGAAAAAAACGGATTGCTTTGGTCTTGAGACGTATATGTATATCATCCAATATTTGCACGCTTTGCAAAAAGGAGATACGACCTTTGATATCCGGCCCTCCCATCTGATGTGGGAGCATAAGCATGTCATGCTGAAGAGGCTTAACCGGCTGGTACATAAAAAAGTGCTAGACGCTTCCGTACTAGAGAAGTATGGACCGCTTGTTGAGCAAACAGTCTTATTGCGGAACTACTTACTAAAATACAAGAGAGTCAAGGATAACAAAGTCATTGACCGGATTGTAGTCGCTTTGCAGCATATTCATCGGCAGGAATATGCTATTATGCAGGAGATTGAGCATAAGTTGGCGGTATACAGACCAGCTTAATAAAGCCTGGCTGAATTCATTTCAGCCAGGCCTTTCATTCGTGTAGCTGTGGCATCAGGGACCATAGTTTTTGCGGTATTCACTAGGGGTTATACCAATAATGTTTACGAATGACCGATGGAAATGGCTTTGGCTTGAGAAGCTAAGTTGTTCGCTAATCTCCTGGATACTTAATTTTTTCTGTTTTAACAGCTCTTGAGCTTTACGGATTCGAACTTGCAGCAAATAATTATATGGTGAATAGCCAGTATGTTTTTTGAAGGAGCGTATAAAGTGGTACTTACTCTGTTTCGAAACAGCCATAAGCATCTCAAGTGAAATGTTATCTGTATAATGTTCGTGGATATACTCCACGGACTGTTTAATATATTGATCCAACACCACATGGGAGAAGAGCGAGCAGTTCTTGTGTTCATGGCTGCCAGTTGTGAGTTTGCTGAGGACTTCAAAAACCTCAGATTGAATAGTCTCTGGTTCAGCATTATTGTTGTCATTAAGGTAATTAACCGTCCACTTGTTGATATACTTCATAAACTCAGTGGTATTGATTGACTGGATCTCGTAGAATTCAATTTCATCCATGTACCCTGAGCAAATACACCAATTGTGAAACTCTTCGCGATTCCAAGAGATAATGACAGATTTAGCTTTTTCCTTAATCGTATGCCAATGGATTACAGAGGGATTCTTAATGGAAGCAGTTCCATTCTTTAATGAGTAGCAATGAGCAGAAAAGTGTGAATCTACTTTGCCGCTTAAAGGGATGAGCAATTGATATTTATCTGAATGCTCATGAGGTTCATCCTCTGTCTCCTCTGCTACATCAATCAATAAGTCGGTGTGTGGCAATGAAAGCTTGTATATAATGATTGTATTCCCCCCCTTGATTATTAAGTTCAGTTGTTTTTTTATAGGGCAGATTGTCAAGCTAAGTGCGACACTTCTTCCATGAAAGCTTCGTGAGCTGAGCGCCATCCTAGGCATTTGCGAGGCCGGTTGTTAATCAATCGGACGGCGCTAGCCAATTCTTCGTCGGAAACCAAAGAGAAATTGTGCCTTTTCGGGAAGAACCCACTCACGGAGGAGGCCGTTAGCGTTTGAGCCTCGCTGCCAGGAAGAGTAAGGATTTGCAAAATAAACCTTGACTCCATAAACAGCTTCCAGGTTCGCATAGCAAGCAAATTCCTTCCCTTGATCGGTTGTGGCCGTCTTCATCGTGCCTTGCGGATATTGGCTTGCTACGACTCCGAAAACAACTTCCATAGAGTGAACGGTTCGATCGGGTAAGTATAAGGCGACATACAAACGCGTTTTTCGTTCGACAAACGTGGCGGCGCATGCCTTGCTTTTGCCACGGCTGGTGACGACGGTATCGAGTTCCCAATGGCCAAATGTCGACCCCTTACGAACCTTTCTCGGCCTTTTGCTAATGGGAGTACCGATGAGAAAACGGCCGCGCTTTTCAAGAGGCTTCCGACGTTTGCCCTTATGTCTCAGCACTTTAATTTCTCCAACTGCCAAACGGCCCTGGTATAGCCATCGATAGATCGTCTTAAAAGAAACGAACGTCTTGCCTTCGATTCGACGTTTCGCTACGATCTGCTCAGGCGACCAGGTCTCCTGCAGTTTGAGATTCAACTCTTCAGCAAGCGTTTCGGTTGGTGAACTTACCTACAGGC is part of the Paenibacillus algicola genome and harbors:
- a CDS encoding helix-turn-helix domain-containing protein, giving the protein MPHTDLLIDVAEETEDEPHEHSDKYQLLIPLSGKVDSHFSAHCYSLKNGTASIKNPSVIHWHTIKEKAKSVIISWNREEFHNWCICSGYMDEIEFYEIQSINTTEFMKYINKWTVNYLNDNNNAEPETIQSEVFEVLSKLTTGSHEHKNCSLFSHVVLDQYIKQSVEYIHEHYTDNISLEMLMAVSKQSKYHFIRSFKKHTGYSPYNYLLQVRIRKAQELLKQKKLSIQEISEQLSFSSQSHFHRSFVNIIGITPSEYRKNYGP